The Algoriphagus sanaruensis genome window below encodes:
- a CDS encoding ATP-binding protein gives MEELKQKIVDKALLMTCIFASIPYIIALIRVFDTGLYYQAIFYSILFLILITLSVLRSKLGVSIKAHSIGLIFSALTIFQVYHISLTGAFWGLIPLMIYSLLGFKKHAIAYFIVFGVYLYLIGIGSFEGFVVPARDLNHLINEPTGMISSITSIMFIVYLIYVSTGKLFEYYANANGELLESESRLKYQIKKTPIPIVITSVDGTIIDYNEDAEKLFEVDGKNLRGTKSTDSYKNPEDRNRFVELFSQNGFVNELELELITQKRIAKIVTISSILFEDKERGSLFLNVFQDITDRKNYETQLEIYKENLEHLVKERTQQLEESHERIHAINREVSDKNLELQQTLQQLQETQAQLIQKEKMASLGSLVAGVAHEINNPLNFIMGAHGGLTQYFKEFGSENPKKTDFFLKSIQTGLERSTAIVKGLNLFSRTSESLNEVCDLHAILENSLLLLHAQLGDKIVIQKNYSRDPIMLRGNVGMLHQVFTNLLSNSAYAMRVTNGTISIETSLKNEQAEISIKDTGKGMSQEVLNKITDPFFTTKPPGEGTGLGLSITYSIIQKHHGSIRFESKEGEGTLVTILLPLTN, from the coding sequence ATGGAGGAGTTGAAACAAAAGATAGTAGATAAGGCACTATTGATGACCTGCATTTTTGCATCGATACCTTATATAATTGCATTAATCCGGGTGTTTGATACAGGATTATATTATCAAGCGATATTTTATTCTATTCTATTTTTAATACTAATTACCCTATCTGTTTTAAGGTCCAAACTTGGCGTTTCAATAAAAGCACATTCTATTGGCTTAATTTTTTCTGCCTTGACTATTTTCCAGGTTTATCACATTAGCTTGACAGGTGCGTTTTGGGGACTTATTCCACTCATGATCTATTCGTTACTAGGATTTAAAAAGCATGCCATAGCGTATTTTATTGTATTTGGGGTCTACCTTTATTTGATAGGAATTGGGAGTTTTGAAGGATTCGTGGTTCCTGCTAGAGATTTAAATCACCTCATAAATGAGCCTACTGGAATGATTTCATCCATTACCTCGATTATGTTTATTGTTTATCTGATTTACGTGTCAACGGGGAAACTTTTTGAATACTACGCAAATGCAAATGGCGAGCTATTGGAGTCGGAGTCCCGATTGAAATACCAAATTAAAAAAACGCCAATTCCGATTGTGATTACCTCAGTCGATGGGACAATCATTGATTACAATGAGGATGCGGAAAAATTATTTGAAGTCGATGGTAAAAACCTAAGAGGAACTAAATCTACGGATAGTTATAAAAACCCAGAGGACAGAAACAGGTTTGTAGAGCTTTTTAGTCAAAATGGGTTTGTAAATGAATTAGAATTGGAGCTGATCACCCAAAAAAGGATAGCAAAGATTGTAACCATTTCCTCAATTCTTTTTGAGGACAAGGAAAGAGGTTCGCTATTCCTTAATGTGTTTCAAGATATTACAGACCGGAAAAATTATGAAACCCAGCTAGAAATCTATAAGGAAAACCTAGAGCACTTGGTCAAGGAAAGGACGCAGCAACTCGAAGAAAGTCATGAAAGAATCCATGCAATCAATCGAGAAGTTTCTGATAAAAACCTCGAATTACAGCAAACTTTGCAGCAGCTTCAAGAGACTCAAGCCCAATTGATCCAAAAAGAAAAAATGGCCTCCTTAGGATCTTTAGTTGCTGGAGTAGCTCACGAGATCAATAATCCCTTGAACTTTATCATGGGAGCTCATGGGGGTCTTACTCAATATTTCAAGGAATTCGGAAGTGAAAACCCCAAGAAGACTGATTTTTTCCTAAAAAGTATTCAAACTGGGCTTGAAAGATCCACGGCAATTGTCAAAGGATTAAATCTGTTTAGTAGAACCAGTGAGTCTCTCAATGAGGTTTGTGATCTTCATGCTATTTTGGAAAATTCTTTGCTTTTACTTCATGCGCAGTTAGGAGATAAAATTGTAATCCAAAAAAACTATTCTCGTGACCCAATCATGTTAAGGGGAAATGTAGGAATGCTCCACCAAGTATTTACCAATTTACTTAGTAATTCAGCGTATGCTATGCGCGTTACGAACGGCACTATTTCCATAGAAACTTCTTTAAAGAATGAGCAAGCCGAAATTTCAATAAAGGATACTGGAAAGGGGATGAGCCAAGAAGTATTGAATAAAATAACTGACCCATTTTTCACCACCAAACCTCCAGGAGAAGGAACGGGTTTAGGACTTTCAATTACGTATTCAATCATTCAAAAACACCATGGTTCCATTCGCTTTGAATCCAAAGAGGGAGAGGGAACATTAGTTACCATTTTATTACCCCTAACCAATTAA
- a CDS encoding response regulator, whose translation MNTKPKILYVDDEPLNLELFDINFSPFYEVLTSTNGFDAMDILKENSDIKAVISDLKMPLINGFDFVGKVKESFPEMKCFLMSGYYLNEQIANAIDTGLILGHFMKPFDLNEIGTTLKKYISE comes from the coding sequence ATGAATACAAAGCCAAAAATACTTTACGTGGATGATGAGCCCTTGAATCTGGAATTGTTTGACATCAATTTCAGTCCATTTTATGAGGTATTAACTTCTACCAATGGATTTGATGCAATGGATATTTTAAAAGAAAATTCAGACATAAAAGCCGTCATTTCCGATTTGAAAATGCCATTGATTAATGGTTTTGATTTCGTCGGAAAAGTCAAAGAAAGTTTTCCAGAAATGAAATGCTTTCTCATGTCTGGATATTATTTAAATGAACAAATCGCGAATGCAATTGATACGGGCTTGATCTTAGGGCATTTTATGAAACCCTTTGATCTGAATGAAATTGGTACAACTCTAAAAAAATACATATCAGAATAG
- a CDS encoding PQQ-dependent sugar dehydrogenase codes for MKKQLIFTALSLVFLYSCTQEKKEFGLEISTDASQILQGRMLFEKHCSTCHNFNEDAIGPNLSGLTRQVETSWIRQFILNSTSLIEAQDPRAIQLFEKFKSTMPAYPGQPEEIDAILSYLHTFETLPIPISGDTTSNLIPEKIQDSGIRLSLELFAQLPSSDSVAPLAKMTKMEPISGTERLIINDQRVGLYELVDQKPVLFLNVLEKKPAMVSKPGWATGVGSFAFHPDFQSNGLFYTAHTEPGGTAPSDFGYTDSLAVFMQWVLTEWKLNDPKARKFEGTNREILRIDNASQAHGMQELTFNPYAKKGDPDYGLLYIGYGDGGTAEKRFAAISNHKGKGIYSSILRIDPLGSDGKNGKYGIPKINPFARKEGMAGEVLAYGFRNPNRIFWDAKGQLHATDIGQHSIEEINRIEPGKFYGWPVREGTFGINPFGSFRALYPLPEDDSKLGVTYPLIQLEHDETVAVIGGYLIPDGPLKGKFVFGDIPSGRLFFADLNESGSPKVQSWGVLFDGKEISMKGLVNHDRVDLKFGIDASQNVYIMSKAEGKIYKIITTD; via the coding sequence ATGAAGAAGCAATTGATTTTTACCGCACTAAGCCTTGTGTTTCTTTACTCCTGTACACAGGAAAAAAAGGAGTTTGGCTTGGAAATTTCTACTGATGCAAGCCAAATATTACAAGGCAGAATGCTGTTTGAAAAGCATTGTTCGACCTGTCATAATTTCAACGAAGATGCGATAGGCCCCAACCTAAGTGGACTTACCAGGCAGGTAGAAACAAGCTGGATTCGACAGTTTATCCTCAATTCTACTTCACTTATTGAGGCTCAAGATCCCAGGGCCATCCAGCTTTTTGAAAAATTCAAAAGTACAATGCCGGCTTATCCTGGTCAGCCTGAAGAGATAGATGCCATTCTAAGCTACTTACATACGTTTGAAACATTACCAATTCCGATTAGCGGAGACACCACTTCCAATTTGATTCCCGAGAAAATTCAGGATTCGGGCATCCGGCTTTCCCTAGAATTGTTTGCTCAGCTTCCATCATCTGACTCGGTAGCGCCTTTGGCAAAAATGACCAAGATGGAACCCATATCAGGCACCGAACGACTGATAATTAATGATCAACGTGTGGGTTTGTATGAATTGGTGGATCAAAAGCCCGTTTTATTTTTAAATGTTCTTGAAAAAAAACCAGCCATGGTAAGTAAGCCTGGTTGGGCGACAGGAGTGGGAAGTTTTGCTTTTCATCCAGATTTCCAATCCAATGGTCTTTTTTATACTGCTCATACCGAACCCGGAGGTACTGCTCCTTCTGATTTCGGATATACGGATAGCCTTGCGGTTTTCATGCAATGGGTATTGACCGAATGGAAATTGAATGATCCAAAGGCAAGAAAATTTGAAGGGACAAATCGGGAGATTTTGCGGATTGACAATGCCTCTCAAGCTCATGGAATGCAGGAATTGACGTTTAACCCCTATGCAAAAAAAGGAGATCCCGATTATGGACTTTTGTATATCGGATATGGAGATGGAGGTACTGCGGAGAAGCGATTTGCTGCTATTTCCAACCACAAAGGAAAAGGAATCTATAGCAGTATTTTGAGAATTGACCCATTGGGATCAGATGGAAAAAATGGGAAATATGGAATTCCCAAAATCAATCCATTTGCTAGAAAAGAGGGAATGGCTGGGGAAGTCCTTGCCTATGGCTTTCGGAATCCAAATCGTATTTTCTGGGATGCAAAGGGCCAGCTTCATGCAACAGACATCGGACAGCACAGTATTGAAGAAATCAACCGAATCGAGCCTGGCAAATTTTATGGTTGGCCAGTAAGAGAAGGAACGTTTGGGATCAATCCCTTTGGGAGTTTCCGGGCACTTTATCCCCTTCCTGAGGATGATTCCAAACTGGGCGTTACCTATCCTTTGATCCAATTGGAACATGACGAAACCGTAGCAGTAATCGGTGGATATCTTATTCCGGATGGTCCGTTGAAAGGAAAATTTGTGTTTGGGGATATTCCTTCCGGAAGGTTGTTTTTTGCCGATTTGAATGAATCTGGAAGCCCAAAAGTCCAAAGCTGGGGAGTGCTTTTTGATGGAAAAGAAATTTCAATGAAGGGATTGGTTAATCATGATCGAGTAGACTTGAAGTTTGGCATTGATGCTTCTCAAAATGTCTACATTATGAGCAAAGCGGAAGGAAAAATTTACAAAATCATAACGACGGATTGA
- a CDS encoding PAS domain-containing sensor histidine kinase gives MSFSDFNYEFFFNLTPDLLCVAGFDGYFKKINPAVSQVLGYSEKELFERPINEFIHPEDQFSTQKYREQLHVAKPLLNFENRYLTKSGEIVWLSWTSMPVPEKQLVFAIAKNITHKKKIEQDRNALLAQVTKINNELMQISYTTSHDLRAPVNNLLSVFDLMDTSKIQDPDTIELLDILKNSSHNLRDKLNGYIDIIRDKNPLGEKMETLRFSDVLHTVLTSISHLVESKKGLIRSDFSEINEVLFNADYLESIFLNLITNAIKYAQPHLFPEIHIYSRVMNGETQLIFEDNGLGFDMEKVGSRLFGLNQTFHGNPDSKGIGLYLVYNHIHNLGGKIEAQSEVNKGTRFTITF, from the coding sequence ATGTCCTTTTCAGACTTCAATTATGAGTTTTTTTTCAATCTAACCCCGGACTTGCTGTGTGTAGCTGGTTTTGATGGGTATTTTAAAAAAATTAATCCGGCAGTATCCCAAGTTTTAGGCTATTCGGAGAAAGAACTATTCGAACGTCCCATCAATGAATTTATCCATCCGGAGGATCAATTTTCGACTCAGAAATATAGGGAGCAGCTCCATGTAGCTAAGCCATTGCTCAATTTTGAAAACCGGTACCTCACCAAATCCGGGGAAATAGTTTGGCTTTCCTGGACTTCAATGCCGGTACCCGAAAAACAGCTCGTTTTTGCTATCGCCAAAAACATCACACATAAAAAGAAAATTGAGCAGGATCGAAATGCGCTATTGGCTCAGGTAACCAAAATAAATAACGAACTCATGCAGATCAGTTATACCACCTCGCATGATCTTCGTGCCCCAGTTAATAATTTGCTTTCGGTATTTGATCTAATGGATACTTCTAAGATTCAAGATCCAGATACAATCGAATTGCTAGATATTTTAAAGAACTCCAGTCATAACCTGCGCGATAAATTAAACGGATACATTGATATCATTCGTGACAAAAATCCACTAGGAGAAAAGATGGAAACCTTGAGGTTCTCTGATGTTCTTCATACTGTTCTAACTTCCATTTCCCACTTAGTAGAAAGTAAAAAGGGTTTGATTAGATCCGATTTTTCAGAAATCAATGAAGTTTTATTTAATGCAGATTATTTAGAAAGCATTTTCCTGAATTTGATTACGAACGCTATCAAATACGCTCAACCTCACCTCTTTCCTGAGATTCATATTTATTCACGAGTAATGAATGGGGAAACTCAGTTGATTTTTGAGGATAATGGATTAGGGTTTGATATGGAAAAAGTGGGTTCTAGATTGTTTGGTTTAAACCAGACTTTTCACGGAAATCCTGACAGCAAAGGCATTGGACTATATTTGGTATACAACCATATCCATAATCTGGGTGGAAAAATTGAAGCACAAAGCGAGGTGAATAAGGGAACTCGATTTACCATCACCTTTTGA